Proteins from a genomic interval of Sulfurimonas sp. HSL3-2:
- the lon gene encoding endopeptidase La, with protein MQLSNYSEFPTNIPVIAEDEIFLYPFMISPLFLSDESNIAAANKAMDENTLVIVCSTQPGHEAKRDFDSLYKVGVIGSIMRKVSLPDGRVKVLFQGLARGEILSHVSDSPLIANVNVLNSSVANELRMDAVLEVVREKVRALSQVSNYFPPDLLRTIEENHEYNRIVDLICSTIKLKKEQAYKLFSETNIESRFLILIDYLIEEIEANKLQKEIRSKVHSKIEKVNKEYFLKEQLKQIQRELGTDTQREEEIEEYRKKLAAKKEKMGEDAYKEINKQIERYARMHPDSADAGMIQTYLEWTLDIPFGELAKKSLKIENVEKQLDEDHFSLKKPKERIVEYFAVKELLELRGKKDGDAAGAILCFNGPPGVGKTSLANSIAKALHRPLVRIALGGLEDVNELRGHRRTYIGAMPGRIAQGLIDAKKMNPVIVLDEIDKVARSHRGDPTAVLLEILDPEQNKEFRDYYLNFNIDLRDVIFIATANDLGGIPAPLRDRMEFITVTSYTPQEKFEIAKRYLLPQELKKHGLKTSELVVSKTALHEIIHKYTREAGVRNLRRRIADLTRKAAKILLQNSEQSKVSVSIKNLKDFFDKSVFEIEKTDKVPVVGMVNGLAWTSVGGDVLKIESIRIKGKGNMQLTGSLGDVMKESARIALSVVKTLIDEGKLEIESYNIPLTYKEQEEDSAIDHSEVYKRYDLHVHVPDGATPKDGPSAGIAMTTVMASILSSKKVRSDLAMTGEVSLRGDVLPIGGLKEKLIAAHKAGMTKVIIPQKNYERDLVDIPKEIQDDLEIVGVTRIEQVLKLALV; from the coding sequence ATGCAATTAAGTAATTATAGTGAATTTCCTACAAACATCCCTGTTATAGCAGAAGATGAAATATTTTTATATCCGTTTATGATATCTCCGCTTTTTTTAAGCGATGAAAGCAATATCGCAGCTGCAAACAAAGCGATGGACGAGAATACACTGGTTATCGTTTGTTCTACACAACCGGGACATGAAGCCAAAAGAGATTTTGATTCGCTTTACAAAGTAGGGGTCATCGGCTCGATTATGAGAAAGGTCTCTCTTCCAGACGGCAGGGTCAAAGTCCTTTTCCAAGGTCTTGCACGCGGTGAAATACTTTCACATGTAAGCGATTCGCCGCTTATCGCTAATGTCAATGTCCTTAACTCAAGTGTAGCAAACGAACTGAGAATGGATGCGGTCTTAGAAGTCGTCAGAGAAAAAGTGCGTGCACTCTCTCAAGTCAGCAACTATTTCCCGCCGGATCTTCTTCGTACGATCGAAGAAAACCATGAGTACAATCGTATAGTCGATCTTATCTGTAGTACCATCAAGCTAAAAAAAGAGCAGGCGTATAAGCTTTTTTCCGAGACTAATATTGAAAGCCGCTTTCTTATCCTTATCGATTATCTGATAGAAGAGATCGAGGCCAACAAGCTTCAAAAAGAGATAAGAAGCAAAGTACATTCAAAGATCGAAAAAGTCAATAAAGAGTACTTTTTAAAAGAGCAGTTAAAACAGATACAGCGTGAACTCGGAACGGATACACAGCGTGAAGAGGAGATAGAAGAGTATCGTAAAAAACTGGCTGCTAAAAAAGAGAAGATGGGTGAGGATGCATATAAAGAGATCAACAAACAGATCGAAAGATATGCAAGAATGCATCCTGATTCTGCAGATGCGGGGATGATACAGACCTACTTAGAGTGGACTCTGGATATCCCGTTCGGTGAACTTGCGAAGAAGTCATTGAAGATAGAAAACGTTGAAAAACAGCTAGATGAAGATCACTTTTCATTGAAAAAACCTAAAGAGAGAATAGTAGAATATTTTGCAGTAAAAGAGCTTCTTGAACTTAGAGGCAAAAAAGACGGCGATGCGGCAGGTGCTATACTTTGTTTTAACGGACCTCCGGGTGTGGGTAAAACATCATTGGCAAACTCTATTGCAAAAGCACTTCACCGTCCGCTTGTACGTATTGCACTTGGCGGTCTTGAAGATGTCAATGAGCTTCGCGGTCACAGACGAACATATATAGGTGCGATGCCCGGACGTATAGCGCAAGGACTTATCGACGCTAAAAAGATGAATCCTGTTATCGTCCTTGATGAGATAGACAAAGTAGCTCGTTCTCATAGAGGCGATCCGACGGCAGTCCTTTTAGAGATACTCGATCCTGAACAGAATAAAGAGTTTAGAGATTACTATCTAAATTTCAATATAGATCTAAGAGATGTTATATTTATAGCGACAGCAAATGATCTAGGCGGCATACCGGCTCCATTACGTGATAGAATGGAGTTTATCACAGTTACTAGTTATACACCTCAAGAAAAGTTTGAGATAGCCAAGAGATATCTGCTTCCACAAGAGCTTAAAAAACATGGTCTTAAAACTTCTGAGCTTGTTGTCTCAAAAACAGCTCTTCATGAGATCATTCATAAATATACACGTGAAGCCGGTGTAAGAAACCTAAGACGAAGAATAGCAGACCTAACAAGAAAAGCAGCAAAGATACTGCTTCAAAACTCAGAACAATCTAAAGTCTCTGTTTCTATTAAAAACCTGAAAGACTTTTTTGATAAAAGCGTATTTGAGATAGAAAAGACAGACAAAGTACCTGTTGTGGGTATGGTCAATGGTCTTGCGTGGACAAGTGTCGGCGGGGATGTCTTAAAGATAGAATCTATCCGTATTAAGGGTAAAGGCAATATGCAGTTAACAGGAAGTCTTGGCGATGTCATGAAAGAGTCGGCAAGAATCGCGTTAAGTGTCGTAAAGACGTTGATCGATGAGGGTAAACTGGAAATAGAGTCTTATAACATTCCTCTGACATATAAAGAACAAGAGGAAGATAGTGCTATTGATCATAGTGAAGTGTATAAAAGGTACGATCTTCATGTCCACGTTCCAGACGGAGCGACTCCAAAAGACGGGCCTAGTGCAGGTATAGCGATGACGACTGTTATGGCATCGATTCTTAGTTCTAAAAAAGTACGCTCTGACCTTGCGATGACCGGAGAAGTCTCTTTAAGAGGTGATGTCCTGCCGATAGGCGGATTGAAAGAGAAATTGATCGCTGCGCATAAAGCAGGGATGACAAAAGTTATTATTCCACAGAAAAACTATGAGAGAGATCTTGTCGATATTCCAAAAGAGATCCAAGATGATCTTGAGATAGTAGGGGTTACAAGAATAGAGCAAGTGCTTAAGTTAGCACTTGTGTAA
- a CDS encoding response regulator: MSNKKLKILAVDDDMINLKLLKSMLLKHDNISEVVEARNGADAIGILKSTDDIDIILLDIIMPVMGGLEMLKVVRADENLQQMPVIMLTTDETKKSEALESGANGFLMKPVRAHDLADQISKLSI, from the coding sequence ATGTCAAATAAAAAATTAAAAATTTTAGCTGTAGATGATGATATGATCAATCTAAAGCTGCTAAAATCAATGCTGTTAAAACATGATAATATATCTGAAGTCGTAGAAGCAAGAAACGGTGCCGATGCGATAGGAATACTAAAATCTACGGATGATATAGATATCATTTTGTTAGATATCATTATGCCTGTCATGGGTGGATTAGAGATGCTAAAAGTAGTACGTGCTGATGAGAACCTGCAGCAGATGCCGGTTATTATGCTTACGACTGATGAAACGAAGAAAAGTGAAGCGTTAGAAAGCGGAGCAAACGGCTTTTTAATGAAGCCGGTACGTGCTCACGATCTGGCTGATCAGATCAGTAAACTATCTATATAA
- a CDS encoding pyrroline-5-carboxylate reductase, translating into MKSKITLIGNGNMAFAIASGLVSTYDVEVVGRDMSKLDDFEARLKTDIKKTLYKDFNAEDKSLILCVKPANITAMKSMIKGKAKALYSVLAGTAIEILKANIDAKNYVRSMPNLAANIKKSMTTLTGDEACKEEAINIFSSIGYTLWVSSEKELNIATALAGSGPAYLALIAEALADGAVKQGLKRDDAMTLMRGLFAGFGDIIQDVHPAVFKDAVMSPGGTTAAGYSALEENGVRNGCIKAIEAAYKRATEL; encoded by the coding sequence ATGAAGTCTAAAATAACACTTATCGGTAACGGAAATATGGCCTTTGCAATAGCATCAGGACTGGTATCTACGTACGATGTAGAAGTTGTCGGACGCGATATGAGCAAGCTTGATGATTTTGAAGCAAGATTAAAAACAGATATCAAAAAGACACTTTATAAAGATTTTAACGCAGAAGACAAAAGTCTGATACTCTGTGTAAAACCTGCCAATATCACAGCTATGAAGAGCATGATAAAAGGAAAAGCCAAAGCTTTATACTCTGTTTTAGCGGGAACTGCTATTGAGATCTTAAAAGCTAATATTGATGCCAAGAATTATGTACGCTCAATGCCGAATCTCGCAGCAAACATCAAGAAATCGATGACGACGCTTACCGGTGACGAAGCTTGTAAAGAGGAAGCTATTAATATATTCAGCTCTATCGGCTACACGCTTTGGGTATCTTCAGAAAAAGAGCTCAATATTGCTACGGCTCTAGCTGGAAGCGGTCCTGCATATTTAGCACTTATTGCTGAAGCTCTTGCAGACGGTGCAGTCAAGCAGGGGCTTAAACGTGATGATGCCATGACGCTTATGCGCGGGCTGTTTGCAGGATTCGGCGATATTATCCAAGATGTGCATCCTGCTGTCTTTAAAGATGCCGTAATGAGTCCTGGCGGAACTACTGCTGCGGGATATAGTGCATTAGAGGAAAACGGAGTAAGAAACGGGTGTATAAAAGCTATAGAAGCTGCTTATAAAAGAGCTACCGAGCTATAA
- a CDS encoding plasma-membrane proton-efflux P-type ATPase, whose product MKEELIGLTDKDVEERIKQYGYNEIEEKSESWAIRLFRRFWGPIPWMIEVAAILSAIVKRWEDFIIITVLLLVNAIVDFYQESKALNAIAVLKKKLARRALVYRNRTWTEIDAKMVVPDDIIKLKIGDIVPADVELVKGDDTLLVDQSALTGESLPVDKNVGDELYANAIIKQGEMIARVTKTAKNTYFGKTVGLVAKAQKEERSHFQKMVIKVGNFLILLTLVMIAIIVYHGIKTNEHVIELLIFALVLTISAIPIAMPAVLTVTMAIGARVLAGKDAIVSRLAAIEELAGMDILCSDKTGTLTQNSMSLAEPYIIGEYAKEELMLYAALASKEENQDPIERPIFDYIKENQLDSRLREYEIEKFLPFDPVHKRTQGIYQKGGMELIVTKGAPQIIIAQCEEKEFDVKEAFSQIELFASRGFRTLGVAYRNSDEEIYHFVGLLPLFDPPREDSKEAIEAARAKGVAVKMVTGDNIAVAKYISSLLSIGENIEDIHILKGESVEEYIYLSKVLSQAIVKNLNPDDSKDEVEQRVSDILKYVQRELYNMPIPKGSVLKHESEIISIIEEANGFAQVFPEDKYFIVEKLQKADHIVGMTGDGVNDAPALKKADCGIAVSGATDAARAAADIVLMSPGLRVIIDAIEESRRIFERMKSYAIFRIAETIRIVIFMTLAIVMYDFYPVTALMIIIMALLNDIPIMTIAYDNTKVREKPVRWDMKEIFVLSSWLGIAGVLSSFTLFWILMSVMDLPLALVQTLFFAKLIIAGHGTIYNTRIDDWFFKSPLPSLKLSVATFVSAIIGLVIAVYGFGLMEPIGWKWAGAMTLYAFVWFIFNDVVKIGVLRYYRNRYHKDII is encoded by the coding sequence ATGAAAGAAGAGCTAATAGGACTAACGGATAAAGATGTAGAGGAACGAATTAAACAGTACGGTTATAACGAGATAGAGGAGAAAAGTGAAAGCTGGGCTATACGCCTTTTTAGACGCTTTTGGGGACCGATACCTTGGATGATAGAGGTCGCTGCTATACTCTCGGCTATCGTAAAAAGATGGGAAGACTTCATCATCATAACGGTGCTGCTTCTTGTCAACGCGATCGTGGATTTTTACCAGGAATCAAAAGCGCTTAATGCAATCGCAGTACTTAAAAAGAAACTAGCACGCAGGGCACTTGTATACCGTAACCGGACTTGGACTGAGATAGATGCCAAGATGGTCGTACCGGACGATATCATAAAGCTTAAAATCGGTGATATAGTCCCTGCTGACGTAGAACTTGTAAAAGGCGACGACACACTGCTTGTCGATCAGTCTGCTTTAACGGGAGAGTCTCTTCCCGTAGACAAGAACGTAGGTGATGAGCTTTATGCAAATGCCATTATCAAACAGGGTGAGATGATCGCCCGTGTCACAAAGACAGCAAAAAATACCTACTTCGGAAAGACTGTCGGACTTGTCGCAAAAGCGCAAAAAGAGGAACGCAGCCATTTTCAAAAGATGGTCATCAAAGTAGGAAACTTTCTTATACTTTTAACACTCGTAATGATAGCCATCATCGTATATCACGGGATCAAGACTAATGAACATGTCATAGAACTGCTGATCTTTGCACTCGTACTTACGATATCTGCTATTCCCATAGCCATGCCGGCAGTCCTGACCGTAACGATGGCGATCGGTGCCAGAGTCTTAGCAGGTAAGGATGCGATCGTGAGCCGTTTGGCAGCTATTGAAGAACTAGCTGGTATGGATATACTCTGTTCGGACAAAACGGGCACTCTTACACAAAACTCCATGAGTCTGGCAGAGCCTTATATCATAGGCGAGTATGCAAAAGAGGAACTGATGCTCTATGCAGCACTTGCCAGCAAAGAGGAGAACCAAGACCCGATTGAGCGACCTATATTTGATTACATTAAAGAGAATCAGCTTGATTCAAGACTTAGAGAGTACGAGATCGAAAAATTTCTTCCATTTGACCCTGTACATAAACGTACACAAGGAATATATCAAAAGGGTGGTATGGAACTCATTGTCACAAAAGGTGCTCCCCAGATCATCATAGCTCAGTGTGAAGAAAAAGAGTTTGATGTAAAGGAAGCGTTCTCGCAGATAGAACTTTTTGCCTCACGCGGTTTTAGAACACTCGGTGTTGCTTATAGAAACAGTGATGAAGAGATCTATCATTTTGTAGGGCTCCTTCCTCTATTTGATCCGCCGCGGGAAGATTCAAAAGAGGCCATAGAAGCTGCACGTGCAAAAGGTGTGGCGGTAAAAATGGTGACAGGCGATAATATCGCGGTGGCAAAATACATCTCGAGTCTGCTCAGTATCGGTGAAAACATCGAGGATATCCATATATTAAAGGGTGAATCTGTTGAGGAGTATATCTATCTTTCAAAAGTTCTCTCTCAAGCGATCGTTAAAAATCTCAATCCGGACGATTCTAAAGATGAGGTAGAACAAAGGGTCTCAGATATTTTAAAATATGTTCAGAGAGAACTTTACAATATGCCCATTCCAAAAGGAAGTGTGTTAAAACATGAGTCGGAGATAATCTCCATCATAGAAGAGGCAAACGGTTTTGCCCAGGTCTTTCCCGAAGACAAATACTTTATAGTAGAGAAACTTCAAAAAGCTGATCATATCGTCGGAATGACTGGAGACGGTGTAAATGATGCACCGGCACTTAAAAAAGCCGACTGCGGGATAGCTGTCAGCGGTGCGACGGATGCAGCGCGCGCGGCAGCGGATATAGTCTTGATGTCACCGGGTCTGCGGGTGATCATAGATGCTATAGAAGAATCCCGCCGTATCTTTGAAAGGATGAAAAGCTATGCTATCTTTCGCATCGCAGAGACCATACGTATAGTCATCTTTATGACTTTAGCCATTGTGATGTATGATTTTTATCCTGTCACGGCACTAATGATCATTATTATGGCACTTTTAAATGATATCCCGATAATGACAATAGCTTATGACAATACAAAAGTAAGAGAAAAACCTGTCAGATGGGATATGAAAGAGATATTTGTACTCTCGTCTTGGCTGGGAATCGCCGGGGTTCTTTCCTCTTTTACCCTGTTTTGGATACTGATGTCTGTTATGGATCTGCCTCTGGCTCTTGTACAGACACTGTTCTTTGCAAAACTCATAATCGCCGGTCACGGGACTATATATAACACCAGAATAGATGACTGGTTTTTTAAGTCACCGCTCCCGTCATTAAAGCTTTCCGTCGCGACTTTTGTAAGTGCCATAATAGGACTTGTCATCGCCGTTTACGGATTTGGCCTGATGGAGCCTATCGGCTGGAAATGGGCAGGGGCAATGACACTTTATGCGTTTGTCTGGTTTATCTTTAACGATGTCGTAAAGATTGGTGTGCTTCGGTACTATAGAAATCGCTACCATAAAGATATTATTTAA
- the fliW gene encoding flagellar assembly protein FliW, whose amino-acid sequence MIFEIKSPLLGFENITKMELTKIDDVFARLQVTDAPEPSFTLINPFVLREYDFEIPTAIQTLMEINEKSNLLIYNMLIINTPIEESFVNFVGPLVFNLDNNTMAQVILADNSPYAVAEKLSNFLNKDQ is encoded by the coding sequence ATGATATTTGAGATCAAAAGTCCCTTGTTAGGTTTTGAAAACATAACAAAAATGGAGTTGACTAAGATAGATGACGTCTTTGCGAGACTCCAAGTCACAGATGCGCCTGAGCCATCTTTTACACTTATAAACCCTTTTGTTTTACGTGAATATGATTTTGAAATCCCGACTGCAATACAAACACTTATGGAGATCAATGAAAAATCGAACCTATTGATCTACAATATGCTGATTATCAATACACCAATCGAAGAATCTTTTGTAAATTTTGTAGGACCGTTAGTGTTTAATCTCGATAACAATACAATGGCACAAGTCATCCTAGCTGACAACTCACCGTATGCAGTAGCAGAAAAACTTTCAAACTTTTTAAATAAAGATCAATGA
- a CDS encoding ATP-binding protein, translated as MSRERGMTIMYLGNSSPTTHKSLLAQRDLVTQSAQEYLSYIQDNTSIHDHSKGTANCQACKNSASISTIMKKTKNVRALVDDQKINFDDVFYNTYGKAQDDILVKVENIANIHVDEKISSLVTAYLSLVRAQEYTAAERDYISYTLARSTPLESDAINKWLSFIGKADSITYDEVDPNIYKQLNDLFNNEDNTDLSNDITEERSNILEAAKSGEYDTESGIWFTMLSEKENVITQAKDIILAEMDNRAKVVQENAIRILVIAISIWVISIIVGILGFLLSNDIARNIKNLESVLRRVAKDTGDDEDNRNINLDTASGTAQAYQLLEDIIEQTRRDKEYAMEASEAKSMFLANMSHEIRTPLNGIVGFTELLKDTDLSEEQREFIDIIEKSSENLLEIINNILDLSKIESNKLEIEEVVFNPTDEFESAVEVYSVRASEKHIDLGCYIDPELERPIKGDPTKIKEVVINLLSNAVKFTNSGGAINVDIRRIESEHSGKVKIRFQVQDSGIGVTSEQKSRIFEAFSQADTSITRKYGGTGLGLTISSRFVELMGGQLDLESEVGHGTTFFFTLEFEEIETLNDSIKGNFSNINALILDSNTKEKTQSKYLREYLDFYGVSYTSFKDLNELNTLEQQISYDLMFVDYDFANEEDLVNYSKSPEAMVLITKSYYMKKIETLGLNIFKTLYEPLNTTKLRSVLENYDSSSFNEQKNKRARRKKFDEKSSRFAAKALVAEDNIINQKLIKRTLEDLGIEVTLANNGLEAFQKRKNGNFNIVFMDIQMPVLDGVEATQEILDYEEDFNLPHVPIVALTANALKGDRERFLSHGLDEYTTKPLVRSEIISILNHFLADLIVDVKAQKVQDEKAAKELSLNEDVTKQIEDEKSTQEHEIEIESQTTESEEPTEAPEALDVLENDAEPAEEENISVLEENIDIDVEKPYAADILLTKKNTIESKLFAHILDELKYSYEVAKDVDEMKEKLKTNRYKLALFDKELNGLDLAGLTDELKGINSEVYFVMMIDPSSKEEESDALYVHEIIKNIVNKDLLRLVFEKFV; from the coding sequence ATGTCTCGTGAACGTGGTATGACTATTATGTATCTTGGAAACTCTTCTCCGACAACGCATAAATCACTTCTTGCTCAAAGAGACTTGGTAACGCAAAGTGCCCAAGAGTATTTATCTTATATACAAGACAATACAAGTATACATGACCACTCTAAGGGTACAGCAAATTGTCAAGCTTGTAAAAACAGTGCATCTATATCTACTATTATGAAAAAGACAAAAAATGTAAGAGCACTTGTCGATGATCAGAAAATAAATTTCGATGATGTCTTTTATAACACTTACGGAAAAGCACAGGATGACATTCTTGTTAAAGTGGAAAACATTGCAAATATTCACGTTGACGAAAAAATATCTTCGCTTGTTACTGCTTATCTTTCACTCGTACGTGCACAAGAGTATACAGCTGCTGAAAGAGATTACATCTCATATACACTTGCTCGTTCAACTCCGCTTGAATCAGATGCGATCAACAAATGGCTCTCTTTTATCGGTAAAGCCGATTCTATTACCTATGATGAAGTCGATCCAAATATATATAAACAGTTAAATGACCTGTTTAACAATGAAGACAACACTGACTTAAGTAATGACATTACAGAAGAGCGTTCAAATATTCTAGAAGCTGCAAAAAGCGGTGAATACGATACAGAGTCCGGTATTTGGTTTACTATGCTTTCTGAGAAAGAAAATGTTATTACACAAGCAAAAGATATCATTCTTGCTGAGATGGATAATAGAGCAAAAGTTGTACAGGAAAATGCTATTAGAATCCTGGTAATCGCAATCTCTATATGGGTTATCTCTATAATTGTCGGTATCCTTGGATTCCTACTTTCAAACGATATCGCAAGAAACATCAAAAACCTCGAGTCTGTTTTAAGACGTGTTGCAAAAGATACGGGTGATGATGAAGACAACAGAAACATCAACCTTGATACTGCTTCTGGAACAGCACAGGCTTACCAACTACTTGAAGATATCATCGAGCAAACTCGTCGCGATAAAGAGTACGCAATGGAAGCAAGTGAAGCGAAATCAATGTTCCTTGCAAATATGTCACATGAGATCCGTACTCCTCTTAACGGTATCGTCGGGTTTACGGAACTGCTTAAAGATACTGATCTAAGTGAAGAGCAAAGAGAGTTTATCGATATTATTGAAAAATCATCGGAAAACCTACTTGAAATTATCAATAATATTCTTGACCTTTCTAAAATCGAAAGTAATAAACTTGAGATCGAAGAGGTCGTATTTAATCCTACCGATGAGTTTGAAAGTGCGGTTGAAGTCTATTCTGTCCGTGCATCTGAGAAACATATCGATCTTGGTTGTTATATCGATCCGGAACTTGAACGTCCTATCAAAGGGGATCCTACTAAGATTAAAGAGGTCGTTATCAACCTTCTTTCTAATGCGGTCAAATTTACAAACAGCGGCGGCGCCATTAACGTCGATATACGCCGTATAGAATCTGAGCACAGCGGTAAAGTAAAAATCAGATTCCAAGTTCAAGATAGCGGTATAGGTGTTACCAGTGAACAAAAATCTCGCATCTTCGAAGCATTCAGTCAAGCCGATACATCTATTACACGTAAATACGGCGGTACAGGTCTTGGTCTTACGATCTCAAGCCGTTTCGTTGAACTTATGGGCGGACAGCTAGATCTTGAGAGTGAAGTCGGTCACGGAACTACGTTCTTCTTTACACTGGAATTTGAAGAGATAGAAACTCTCAATGACAGTATTAAAGGAAACTTCTCTAACATCAATGCGTTGATCTTAGATTCTAATACAAAAGAGAAGACACAAAGTAAATACCTTCGTGAGTATCTTGATTTCTACGGTGTAAGCTATACATCGTTTAAAGATCTAAACGAGTTAAATACTTTAGAACAACAGATCAGTTATGATTTGATGTTTGTAGATTATGATTTTGCAAACGAAGAGGATCTTGTTAACTACAGCAAGTCACCGGAAGCTATGGTATTAATCACAAAATCATACTATATGAAGAAAATAGAGACACTTGGATTAAATATCTTTAAAACACTTTACGAGCCGTTAAATACGACTAAATTAAGATCTGTTTTGGAGAACTATGATTCATCATCGTTTAATGAGCAAAAAAACAAAAGAGCACGCCGTAAAAAATTCGATGAAAAAAGCTCTAGATTTGCTGCAAAAGCTTTAGTTGCTGAAGATAATATCATCAATCAGAAACTGATAAAAAGAACGTTAGAAGATCTTGGTATTGAAGTAACGCTAGCAAATAATGGACTGGAAGCTTTCCAAAAACGTAAAAACGGAAACTTTAACATCGTATTTATGGATATTCAGATGCCTGTACTTGACGGTGTTGAAGCGACTCAGGAGATACTAGATTATGAAGAGGATTTCAACCTTCCTCACGTTCCGATAGTAGCACTTACAGCCAATGCTCTAAAAGGCGATAGAGAACGATTTTTGAGTCATGGACTTGATGAGTATACGACTAAACCATTAGTACGTTCTGAGATAATCTCTATCTTAAATCACTTTTTAGCTGATCTTATCGTAGATGTAAAAGCTCAAAAGGTGCAGGATGAAAAAGCTGCGAAAGAGCTCTCACTAAATGAAGATGTAACAAAACAGATCGAAGATGAGAAATCAACTCAAGAGCATGAGATCGAGATAGAATCTCAAACTACAGAGAGTGAAGAACCGACTGAAGCTCCAGAAGCTCTAGATGTTCTTGAAAACGATGCGGAGCCTGCAGAAGAAGAGAATATATCAGTCTTAGAAGAAAATATTGATATCGATGTAGAAAAACCATATGCGGCGGATATCTTACTTACTAAGAAAAATACGATCGAGTCAAAACTCTTTGCACACATACTGGATGAACTAAAATATAGTTATGAAGTAGCAAAAGATGTAGATGAGATGAAAGAAAAGTTAAAAACAAATAGATATAAACTTGCACTATTTGATAAAGAACTAAATGGTTTAGACCTTGCCGGCTTAACGGATGAGCTTAAAGGTATAAACTCTGAAGTTTACTTTGTAATGATGATAGATCCATCAAGCAAAGAGGAAGAAAGCGATGCACTTTATGTTCATGAGATCATAAAAAATATCGTAAACAAAGACCTATTACGCTTAGTGTTTGAAAAATTTGTTTAA
- the bamD gene encoding outer membrane protein assembly factor BamD produces MILTKTLLPLLLLFIVFTGCSKNDDEYNKPAMYWYSKIIESVSNGNLEKADNYYSSLQGEHIGSPLLREATLILAVAHMYYEEYLLSEHFLDEYVKRYANANEKEYSEFLEIKAKYMALPNPRRDQALIDEAIESAKSFKLKYPNSVYYPIVDTMLTRLYMARAALNETIASLYDRIDKPKSAKYYRDVQPQPWIKWDEIDRANTPWYREWFEGDGSASWYGFLIPDTRSVVSRNSIQSDDNSTNDGEK; encoded by the coding sequence TTGATACTAACAAAAACACTATTACCATTACTTTTACTCTTTATTGTTTTTACCGGATGTAGTAAAAATGATGACGAATATAATAAACCTGCCATGTATTGGTACTCTAAGATAATAGAAAGCGTTTCAAACGGAAATCTGGAAAAAGCAGATAATTACTACAGCTCACTTCAAGGTGAACATATCGGATCGCCTCTGCTTCGCGAAGCAACTTTGATCCTTGCAGTAGCGCATATGTATTATGAAGAGTATCTGCTGAGTGAACACTTTTTAGACGAGTATGTAAAAAGATATGCGAATGCCAACGAGAAAGAGTATTCAGAATTTTTAGAGATCAAAGCGAAATATATGGCTCTGCCGAACCCGCGTCGTGATCAGGCTTTAATAGATGAAGCGATAGAGTCGGCAAAGAGCTTTAAGCTGAAGTACCCGAACTCTGTCTACTATCCGATCGTGGATACGATGTTGACAAGACTTTATATGGCAAGAGCAGCTTTAAATGAGACGATCGCATCTCTTTATGACAGGATAGATAAACCAAAAAGTGCAAAGTACTACAGAGATGTTCAGCCTCAGCCGTGGATAAAATGGGATGAAATAGATCGTGCCAATACTCCATGGTACAGAGAGTGGTTTGAAGGTGACGGAAGTGCAAGCTGGTATGGATTTTTAATCCCGGATACCCGCAGTGTCGTATCAAGAAATAGTATTCAAAGTGATGATAATAGTACAAATGATGGAGAAAAATAA